The window CGGACCTGTCCGTGGAGGCGTTGGCTCACCGGGCGAACCTGTCGCCTCGCCAGTTCACACGCTCGTTTTCCAGCGGAACGGGAACCACCCCAGGGTGCTATGTGGCGCACACACGCCTAGAAACTGTGCGACGCCTACTGGAGGACACGCAGGACGATGTCGGGCACGTCGCTTCCTCCAGCGGTTACTCCACCACGGAAGCGATGCGCCGCGCACTCCAGCGTGCCCTCGGGCTCTCGCCGAGCCAGTGCCGAAGCCAGCACAGCTGAGGGATTTGCCCTGGCCCTCCTGGACGGCTTCCTCCTATGGCGGTCTCGAACAGGGGCCCAACTCACCCGATCATCCAACAGAGTTGGCCATGGTGGTACTGCTGACCTGGTCGCGTAGGTCTCTCAGGAGGTTCGTGGCGTCGTCCACGGCGCTGACCGGCTACCTGCTCAAGGCTGTGGCCCGGCAGCTGACGCAGGCGAGGCCGCTCGACCGGCCGTATCGGTGAATCGGCTCCGCGCAGAGCATGCACGGTCCGATCTCCCATGCGGGGCAGCCAAGTTCCATCGCGATGACGGCACGTTCGCGGACGGACAGACGGCGCATCTGCACCGGACGGCTGGGGGCTCGGTAGGGGGGATGTTGCGGACCCGCACGGCCACGTGTTCTCCGTCGGCACTGGTCACGACGAGTTCATCCAGAGCGGTAGCGCGTTCCTGCGGGACGCACAGGGCGGGCAGGAACCAGCCACTGTGGAATTTGCCGCAGGGGGAACCAGCTTCAGGGCAGGATCGCTCGCTGGTCGCGGTGCACTTCCAGATCTGAAGGTGCCGTACACCGCCTCGGACGATCATCGCCAAGGGCGAGACGATGCGCTGCCAGGGCACGTCGTCGACCCTGGTCCAGGGTGCGCGATCGATGATCTCCGAAGATGCGTCGCCGGTCACCCAGAGAGGCGCTATGCCGTTCCCGGGTGGCCCAAGTCTTCGAAGGTCAGATTGATCGTGATGCCGTACTTGGTGTGGTACACCCCGTTCGCCATGGAAAAGACGATAGGCACTCGCGCGAAGTGCGGGAAGGCCGACCGCAGTCCGAGGGCACAGCAGACCTGAGCCGGGCTGTGGCGCCGCTGATCGGCCGGAAGTTGCACTGCCGCCGCCCGAACCGCGCCCTAGACTGCGACCGCTCCAGAACCTGGCGATCATCGGGAGGGCGTGCAAGATGAACCGAACACTCATCAGTACATTCGCGGCCGTGGCGTTGGTCGTGTCCGGCGGGAGTGTCGCCACCGCTTCCGACGGCGCTCCGCCGCGCACCACGCACGGCCCTTGCCAGTACACGCAGACCCCGGACGAGCCACCGGCGCGCACTGTTCCGCTGCCGCCCGACCCGCGGCGCACCCCCAGTCGTGGCACGGTCGATATGGCTGTTCCGACCAGCCGGGGCGCGCTCCCGCTGCACTTGGACCGGGCCAAGGCGCCGTGCACGGTCCAGAGTTTCCTGCACCTGGCACGGCATGGGTTCTACGACCGCACGGTGTGCCACCGTCTGACGGCGTATCCGACGCTGAAGGTTCTGCAGTGCGGCGACCCGACCGGTACGGGTGAGGGCGGGCCCGGCTACAAGTACAAGGACGAGCTGCCGGTGGACCTGCCGCCGGCGCCGACCGATCCGACCGGCGCGCGCCGTCTCTATGGGCGCGGCCTGCTGGCGATGGCCAACGCCGGGCCGGGTACGAATGGTTCACAGTTCTTCGTCGTTTACGGCGACTCCGCGCTGCGACCGAACTACACGGTGTTCGGCACGGTCGGCGCCGACGGCCTCAAAACACTCGACAAAGTCGGCGCCGGAGGCATCGAGCCGACTGCGGACGACCCGGCACCGGTCGACGGCACCCCCGTGCTGCGGACCGAGCTGCTTCGCGTCCGGCCGTCCTGCTGGCATTGACGCACCGCGACGTGGCCGCGTCCGCTATGGGCGTGCCTGGCGCCTGTGGCCGCCTGGGGCGGCATGCCGGCCGGGTGAAGCGCCCGGGTGCGGAAGCGGAGGGATCCGGGTCCTGTGCCCGGACTGCTCCGGCCGGGGCCGGACTCCGGGACGGGCAGAGCCGGATGCCGGGCCATGGAGCTCCCGAGCGTATTCAGCCGGCGGCCGTCGCCGATGCCCCTCGGGCCGACCCGGCCGGCGTCCGGGAGGCCCCCGGATCGTCTCGTGGTCCTGGGTGACGGGTCTGTCGCGCCCGGACGGGGTGCGGCGTACGGAGTCGGTCCGCCGGCGAGGTGAGTTGGTCGGCCGGGGTGAGGCGATGGAACGGGGCCGGTGAGGCAGGGGTGCAGGCGGAGCGGCTGCCCCGGCGTGCAGGAACGCGGGGGACGCACACGAGTCCTTGCCGGCTGATCGGGCTGGAGGGCGAAGGGGAGTCGGGCTGCTGCCGTCGGGACTCGTTGCCCGGGGACGGCGGTATGAGCGCCGACGCCGAGGGCTTGCCGGGCGGCCCGGGTTCCCGGCCGGGGAGGGGGCCGGGGAGGGGGCCGGGGCGCGGGGTGCCAAGGTGCCGTACGGATCCGGGCGGCAGCCCGTCGTGCGGGCGAACCTGCCGCACGCTGCCGGGGGAAAGGGCAGCATGCGGCGGGTTCGCTCCAGAAGGCCCCACCCGTGGGGGGGGGCTTTCTCCTCTCACCCGACGCGGCCGACGGGGAGGCCCCGGATCAGATGCCGCAGGAGGGCGCCGACCAGAATCGGCTCGGCCGGTGGTCCACGTGGGTGTGGTCGTCGTGGCCCGGGTAGCCCGGCCCGAGGATGCCGGCGAATCCGTGGTTGCGTGCGGCCTGGGCCAGCTTGCACAGGGAATGCGGTCCGGCCGCGAGGTCAGCCGAGTCTCCGTACAGGTGGCGGCTGTCGGCTGCGCCGCCGACCGCCGCGTTGCAGGCGCGTGAGCGGAAGCCGCTGGTCACTGTGATCGGCGCATCGCCGAGCGCGTGCCGCATGGCCTGCAGCTTCCACATGGTGCGCAGGGCGTTGGACTTGGCCGTGGCAGCGGAGACCGCGCCTCCGGACCATGTGGTGTTGCAGTCGTTCAGTTCCGCGTACGAGAAGTTGACGGGTGTGCAGTCGTTGTCCTGCAGGGCGTAGATCTTGCTGAAGGTGGCGCTGTCGGCGACGCCGTTGGCGGGCAGCCCGTAGGCCTGCTGGAAGCGGGTGACCGCGGCCGCTGTCGCGGGGCCGAAGGCGCCGTCGATGCCGAGGACTCCTCCGGAGCCGGGATAGCCCGCGACCCGGATCTGCAACTGGGTGACGTCCGCCCCGGAGGATCCCCGTGCCAGGGTGCGCGTCCAGGTGAAGCAGCCGTCGGCATGGGCGGCTCCCGCCGTGGCCACGGTGGTGACGAACAGGCTCACGGCGACCAGCAGCACGGCCAGGAACGGTGTGAAGAGGCGATGGGTCATGAGGGGCTTCTCCCTGGTTCGTTGATCGGAGGGACGCGTGAATCGAGGGACGGGTGGTGAGGAGGAGCGTCGGAGTCGTCGACCCTGGAGGAAGAAAGGTTCGCGGCCGTCATCGCCGCCCGAAGGAGCTGGATGCCGTGCGGACTGCTGGGATCGAGCCCGCTGAACTCCCGGATTTTCTGGAGGCGGTAACTCAGGGTTCTTCGGTGGATGTTCAACGCATTGGCGGTCCGTTCCCGGTCCAGCTCGTGGAAGAACAGCTCGTCGAGGGTGAGACGCAGATCGGTCCCCCTTTCGAGCGGTCCCAGGAAGTCGACGAGGCGGTTCTGCAGTGCCGGCTGTCGGGAGATGGCGAGCTCTATCACCAGTTCGGCCGCCTTGTAGGGGCGCGCCTGTGCATCGGGCATCGCCACCACCACGGACATGATCTGCCGCAGCTCTCGCAGCGTTTCGGGTACCGATCCCACCGTGGTGGCCAGGGCCTGGGCGGCACGTACGGATCGCACCTTTCGAGATGCTGCGGTCACCAGCTCGGCGGACAGCGCTTCCGCGGCGTCCTCGTCACCGTTCACCGGTAGCAGCACCAGCATCTCGTCCCGCCGGGCCTCGG is drawn from Streptomyces sp. NBC_01232 and contains these coding sequences:
- a CDS encoding GlxA family transcriptional regulator, which translates into the protein MDPTPIFVQDGTVCTAAGAMAAIDLALAFVEAGIGRDAAMMVARYMVVFLRRSGGQSQFSAQMRAQIAERPVLREIQQRIADHPDADLSVEALAHRANLSPRQFTRSFSSGTGTTPGCYVAHTRLETVRRLLEDTQDDVGHVASSSGYSTTEAMRRALQRALGLSPSQCRSQHS
- a CDS encoding peptidylprolyl isomerase; amino-acid sequence: MNRTLISTFAAVALVVSGGSVATASDGAPPRTTHGPCQYTQTPDEPPARTVPLPPDPRRTPSRGTVDMAVPTSRGALPLHLDRAKAPCTVQSFLHLARHGFYDRTVCHRLTAYPTLKVLQCGDPTGTGEGGPGYKYKDELPVDLPPAPTDPTGARRLYGRGLLAMANAGPGTNGSQFFVVYGDSALRPNYTVFGTVGADGLKTLDKVGAGGIEPTADDPAPVDGTPVLRTELLRVRPSCWH
- a CDS encoding D-Ala-D-Ala carboxypeptidase family metallohydrolase, whose translation is MTHRLFTPFLAVLLVAVSLFVTTVATAGAAHADGCFTWTRTLARGSSGADVTQLQIRVAGYPGSGGVLGIDGAFGPATAAAVTRFQQAYGLPANGVADSATFSKIYALQDNDCTPVNFSYAELNDCNTTWSGGAVSAATAKSNALRTMWKLQAMRHALGDAPITVTSGFRSRACNAAVGGAADSRHLYGDSADLAAGPHSLCKLAQAARNHGFAGILGPGYPGHDDHTHVDHRPSRFWSAPSCGI